Within Alphaproteobacteria bacterium, the genomic segment CGACGGCATCACCCACGTCATCAACTTCGATGTGCCGGTCGATCCCGAAAGCTACGTCCACCGCATCGGCCGCACGGCCCGGGCCGGGGCCGGCGGCATGGCCATCTCGTTCTGCGACCACGACGAACGCGGGGCGCTGCGCGACATCGAGCGGACCATTCGCCAAAGTCTACCGGTGTTCTCCGATCATTCTTTCCATGCGGCCGAGATCGCCAACGACCCCCGACCGGGGAAAATTCGCCCCGGCGCCAAGCCGCCCCGCCAAGGCCAGCGCCGCCGCAAGGCCCAGCGCCGGCAGGGCTTCGGTCGGCCGGCGGGGAAGGCGGCTTAGCCGCCTTTTCGCCGGCGCCTCGGTCGGGGCAAACCTTCACCTTCAAGATAGACTAAGGTGTCGCACCGGCGCCCTCGCGCGACGGGGCGGCGGGGGTGGAAGGGGATCGAAATGGCCGACGAGAAACGCTTCGGCATGAGCGACGACGAGGTGGCGGCGCTGCCGCTGCATTACCGCGATAACCTGTTCGCCGACCGCGTCGTGCTGGTCTCGGGGGCCGGGCAGGGTATCGGCAAGGCTATCGCCTTCCACTACGCCCGGCTGGGCGCAGCTTTGGTGATCTGCGGCCGCAATGCCGAGCGCCTGGAGGCCGCGGCGGCGGCGCTCAGCTCGCGTTTCGGTGCCGAGGTACGCAGCCACGCCATGACCATCCGCGACCCCGACCAAGTCCAGGCCATGCTGGACGACACCTGGCAGCACTTCGGGCGACTCGATGTGCTGGTCAACAATGCCGGCGGCCAGTTTCCCCAGGAAGCCATCGATTTCAGCGTCAAGGGCTGGAACGCCGTCATCGATACCAACCTCAACGGCACCTGGTACATGATGCAGGCGGCGGCGCGGCACTGGCGCGCAGCCGAACACGAAGGCGCCATCGTCAACGTCATCGCCAACTACCACCGCGGCATGCCCGGTGTCGCCCATACCTGTGCCGCCCGGGCGGCGGTGGCTTATCTTTCCAAGACCGTGGCCGTGGAATGGGCGCCCTACCGCATCCGCATCAACTGCATCGCCCCCGGCGCCATCGCCAGCGAGGGCATGAACCAGTACCCGGCCCACGATCAGGACCGCTACCACGAGACCAGCCCGATGTTCCGCCTGGGCGATGCCGGTGACATCGCCGATGCCTGCATCTATCTCAGTGCGCCGGCGGCCAAGTTCGTCACCGGCGAGGTGATTTCGGTGGACGGCGGCCAACAGCTTTGGGGCGAGACCTGGGTCGCCACCATGCCCGAATATTTCTCGCGTTGAGGCGGCCGGGGTGGACCTCTATCTGGTGGCAAAACTGGCTTCGCTGCTGACCCGGCCGGGCTCGTTGCTGGTGCTGAGCCTGGTGCTGGGTCTGCTGCTGGTGCTCAGCCGCTGGCGGCGCCTGGGGCGCATTTTGGTGGCCTTGTGCGCCGCCGGGTTGGGGCTGTTGACGCTGCTGCCCATCGGCGGCTGGCTGCTGCTGCCGCTGGAGAACCGTTTTGCACCGCCCCAGCCGCTGCCCCAGGAGGTGCACGGCATCATCGTGCTAGGCGGCAGCACCTCGCTGGGGCTGACCCAGCGGCGGGGCCAGCCGGTGCTCAACGACAATTCGGAACGGCTGTTCGCCTTCGCCGACCTGGCGCGCCGCTATCCCCGGGCGCGCCTGGTTTTCAGCGGCGGTTACGGCACCTTGCGGCCGGGCCAATTGCGCGAGGCCGATGTCGCCCGCCAGGTGCTGAGCTCGCTGGGACTCGAGGCCGACACCATCGACTTCGAACGCCGGTCCCGCAACACCTTCGAAAGCGCCCGCAATCTGGCCCAAGAGATCAACCCCCAGGGCGGCGAGGTTTGGCTGCTCATCACCTCGGCGCGGCACATGCCCCGCGCCGTCGGCAGTTTCCGTCAAGCTGGTTGGCAGCTCACGCCCTATCCCGTCGACTACCGCACTTCGGGCAGCTTCGGTTTCTCCCTCGGCCTCAGGCTGCGTTCCAACCTCGATGCCACGGCATATGCGCTGCACGAATGGTTCGGCCTGCTCGCCTATCGCCTGCTGGAGCGCACGCCGAGCCTTTTTCCGGCACCCTAGCCTTGCTTCAAGGTGCCAGCTATGGCACAAGGCCTATGGGCTAGAAAATGAACAGGGTCAAGATATAGTGGCATGGGCTGGGTAACGGGCCGGGTCCTCGGGGCTGGGCTGGCGCTCCTTGCATCGACCGCAAACGCGGTCGCGGCGACCGAGTCCGCCGATTTCGCCACCTGGCTGGCGGCCTTGCGCCAGGAAGCAGGCGCCCGCGGCATCGCCGCCGCCACTCTCGACGAGGCGTTCACCGGCATCCAATTGATTCCGCGGGTGCTTGAGCTCGACCGCAATCAACCCGAGTTCAAGCTCACGTTCCGCCAGTACATGGACCGCGTGGTACCGCCCAAGCGGGTCAACAAGGGGCGCAAGAAATTCGCCGAGAACAAGGATCTGCTGATCGAAGTGGGCCAGCGTTACAAGGTCCAGCCCCGTTTCGTCGTGGCGCTGTGGGGCATCGAGACCGACTTCGGCCGCGTCTCGGGCGGTTTCAAGGTGATCCCGGCGCTCACTACCCTGGCCTTCGATGGGCGCCGCAGCCGCTATTTCCGCGGCGAGCTTCTGCATGCCCTGACCATCCTCGACGAGGGTCACATCAAGGCCGACAAGATGATGGGCTCGTGGGCCGGTGCCATGGGCCAGAGCCAGTTCATGCCTTCGAGTTTCGTGCATCACGCCGTCGATTACGACGGCGACGGG encodes:
- a CDS encoding lytic murein transglycosylase, which codes for MGWVTGRVLGAGLALLASTANAVAATESADFATWLAALRQEAGARGIAAATLDEAFTGIQLIPRVLELDRNQPEFKLTFRQYMDRVVPPKRVNKGRKKFAENKDLLIEVGQRYKVQPRFVVALWGIETDFGRVSGGFKVIPALTTLAFDGRRSRYFRGELLHALTILDEGHIKADKMMGSWAGAMGQSQFMPSSFVHHAVDYDGDGRRDIWTTRADVFASAANYLARSGWRDDQTWGREVRLPTGFDLGLAGLKGRKRLAEWQGLGLRRADGGELPARQLRAALVLPTAGQAKPAFLVYDNFQAILKWNRSNFFALAVGYLADAVAGR
- a CDS encoding YdcF family protein; this encodes MDLYLVAKLASLLTRPGSLLVLSLVLGLLLVLSRWRRLGRILVALCAAGLGLLTLLPIGGWLLLPLENRFAPPQPLPQEVHGIIVLGGSTSLGLTQRRGQPVLNDNSERLFAFADLARRYPRARLVFSGGYGTLRPGQLREADVARQVLSSLGLEADTIDFERRSRNTFESARNLAQEINPQGGEVWLLITSARHMPRAVGSFRQAGWQLTPYPVDYRTSGSFGFSLGLRLRSNLDATAYALHEWFGLLAYRLLERTPSLFPAP
- a CDS encoding SDR family oxidoreductase yields the protein MADEKRFGMSDDEVAALPLHYRDNLFADRVVLVSGAGQGIGKAIAFHYARLGAALVICGRNAERLEAAAAALSSRFGAEVRSHAMTIRDPDQVQAMLDDTWQHFGRLDVLVNNAGGQFPQEAIDFSVKGWNAVIDTNLNGTWYMMQAAARHWRAAEHEGAIVNVIANYHRGMPGVAHTCAARAAVAYLSKTVAVEWAPYRIRINCIAPGAIASEGMNQYPAHDQDRYHETSPMFRLGDAGDIADACIYLSAPAAKFVTGEVISVDGGQQLWGETWVATMPEYFSR